In Nitratireductor basaltis, the following are encoded in one genomic region:
- the metE gene encoding 5-methyltetrahydropteroyltriglutamate--homocysteine S-methyltransferase has product MSGNIKIAALGLPRIGARRELKFALEGFWSGKLTEAELLAKAAELRAENWRRLQRLGVDVIPSNDFSLYDHVLDMAVTVGAVPERFEQVKAGGVLATYFAMARGSTGTERDACEHSHGDGVAALEMTKWFDTNYHYMVPELHAGQAFALAGEKPVAEYLEARALGIETRPVLLGPVSFLKLSKCVDGSDPLALLPRLLPLYVELLARLREAGAEWVQIDEPCLVLDLQEREREAYAFAFGALATKDAPKIMLATYFGGLGENLAVVSTLPVHGLHVDLVRAPDQLDAVLDAIRPESVLSLGVIDGRNVWRADLARLIERLEPVVRGRQGVVQIAPSCSLIHVPIDLELETELDVDLKTWLAFALQKIEELGVLKAALSGEAARVGERIEAATHALEARRRSAKVHSQAVAARLAQVRAGLTRRSLDFQSRRKLQNAALGLPSFPTTTIGSFPQTPEVRKARAAHRRGEIQTADYLSYLRRETEAAIRWQEEVGLDVLVHGEFERNDMVQYFGEQLSGYAFTSHGWVQSYGSRYVRPPVIFGDVSRPEPMTVDWAKFAQSLTDKPVKGMLTGPVTMLQWSFPRDDVPRETTCRQIALALRDEVQDLEAAGISIIQVDEPALREGLPLKQGEWHDYLEWAVDCFRLATCGVAAETQIHTHMCYAEFNDIIEAIEALDADVISIETSRSRMELLDAFSSHAYGKDIGPGVFDIHSPRVPPAEEMSELLQKAKDGLKPWQIWVNPDCGLKTRAWEEVRPALANMVEAARRLRSSV; this is encoded by the coding sequence ATGTCTGGAAATATCAAGATTGCAGCACTCGGCCTGCCGCGTATCGGCGCCAGGCGGGAACTGAAATTCGCGCTGGAGGGCTTCTGGTCGGGAAAACTGACCGAGGCCGAACTTCTCGCAAAGGCGGCAGAATTGCGCGCAGAAAACTGGAGGCGCCTGCAGAGACTAGGTGTGGATGTCATCCCGTCCAATGATTTTTCGCTCTATGACCACGTGCTGGACATGGCGGTGACCGTGGGCGCGGTGCCTGAGCGCTTCGAGCAAGTGAAGGCGGGCGGTGTACTGGCGACTTATTTCGCCATGGCGCGTGGCAGTACGGGCACTGAGCGTGACGCCTGCGAACATTCTCACGGTGACGGCGTCGCAGCGCTTGAGATGACCAAATGGTTCGACACGAATTACCACTACATGGTGCCGGAACTGCACGCCGGACAGGCGTTTGCTCTGGCTGGGGAAAAGCCGGTTGCCGAATATCTGGAAGCCAGGGCGTTGGGCATCGAAACGCGGCCCGTACTGCTTGGACCGGTATCCTTCCTGAAGCTCAGCAAATGTGTTGACGGGAGCGATCCACTGGCGCTGTTGCCGCGATTGTTGCCTCTCTATGTCGAACTTCTCGCGCGTTTGCGTGAGGCGGGAGCCGAATGGGTGCAGATCGACGAGCCTTGCCTGGTACTCGACCTTCAGGAACGTGAGCGCGAGGCCTACGCGTTTGCATTCGGTGCGCTGGCCACGAAAGATGCGCCGAAGATCATGCTTGCCACCTATTTCGGTGGGCTTGGAGAAAATCTCGCCGTCGTTTCCACCCTTCCGGTACACGGCCTGCATGTTGACCTCGTGCGTGCTCCCGACCAGCTTGATGCAGTTCTGGATGCGATACGTCCGGAGAGCGTGCTTTCCCTTGGCGTGATTGACGGGCGCAATGTGTGGCGGGCGGATCTTGCGCGCCTTATCGAGCGGCTGGAGCCGGTGGTAAGAGGGCGTCAGGGTGTAGTGCAGATCGCACCTTCCTGCTCGCTTATTCATGTGCCGATTGATCTGGAGCTTGAGACCGAGCTCGATGTGGATTTGAAGACCTGGCTGGCTTTTGCTCTACAGAAGATCGAGGAGCTAGGCGTTCTGAAGGCAGCCCTTTCTGGCGAGGCGGCGCGTGTAGGCGAACGGATTGAGGCGGCCACCCACGCGCTTGAGGCGCGACGCAGATCGGCGAAAGTGCATAGTCAGGCCGTTGCGGCTCGTCTTGCGCAGGTCAGGGCGGGATTGACCAGGCGCAGCCTTGATTTCCAGTCGCGTCGAAAGTTGCAGAATGCGGCGCTTGGCCTGCCATCGTTCCCCACAACCACCATCGGCTCCTTCCCGCAGACGCCAGAGGTGAGGAAAGCGCGGGCCGCGCATCGTCGGGGCGAGATTCAGACCGCGGATTATCTCAGCTATCTGCGTCGGGAAACCGAAGCGGCCATTCGCTGGCAGGAAGAGGTGGGGCTGGATGTGCTCGTGCATGGCGAGTTCGAGCGCAACGACATGGTGCAGTATTTCGGAGAGCAGCTGTCGGGCTATGCCTTCACAAGCCATGGTTGGGTGCAAAGCTACGGGTCACGCTATGTGCGTCCGCCAGTGATCTTCGGCGACGTCTCGCGACCGGAGCCCATGACCGTGGACTGGGCGAAATTTGCACAATCGCTGACGGACAAACCGGTGAAGGGCATGCTGACTGGGCCGGTCACCATGCTGCAATGGTCGTTCCCACGCGATGACGTGCCACGGGAGACGACCTGCCGACAGATCGCGCTGGCGCTGCGGGACGAGGTGCAGGACCTGGAAGCCGCCGGGATCAGCATCATCCAGGTGGATGAGCCGGCGCTGCGCGAGGGGCTGCCCTTGAAGCAGGGAGAATGGCACGACTATCTCGAATGGGCAGTCGACTGCTTCCGTCTCGCGACCTGCGGCGTGGCCGCTGAAACGCAGATCCACACCCATATGTGCTATGCCGAGTTCAACGATATCATCGAAGCCATCGAGGCGCTGGATGCGGATGTGATTTCGATCGAGACCTCCCGCTCACGCATGGAGCTTCTGGATGCCTTCTCCAGCCATGCCTATGGGAAGGATATCGGGCCGGGCGTCTTCGACATTCATTCCCCGCGCGTTCCGCCGGCAGAGGAGATGTCGGAACTTTTGCAGAAGGCCAAAGATGGTCTGAAACCCTGGCAGATCTGGGTCAATCCCGATTGTGGCCTGAAGACGCGGGCCTGGGAGGAAGTCAGGCCCGCACTTGCCAATATGGTAGAGGCGGCGCGTCGGTTGCGCTCCAGCGTTTGA
- a CDS encoding DUF427 domain-containing protein: MSATSERISIRPYDGTVNIFFSDAVVASTEKALVLEEQGHKPVYYVPFEHIYFDFFRKSPTTTTCPFKGQASYWSVEAVGEAADDVLWSYETPHEDVRQIAGYGAFDPNKVDIEAAPKDSPRHVPEGD; encoded by the coding sequence ATGAGCGCTACATCCGAACGCATTTCCATCCGCCCCTATGACGGCACGGTCAATATCTTCTTTTCCGATGCGGTGGTCGCATCGACGGAGAAGGCACTGGTTTTGGAGGAGCAGGGGCACAAGCCCGTCTACTATGTGCCGTTCGAGCACATCTATTTCGATTTTTTCCGCAAGAGCCCGACCACCACAACCTGCCCGTTCAAGGGTCAGGCCTCATACTGGAGCGTGGAGGCTGTCGGCGAAGCTGCCGACGATGTGCTGTGGTCCTATGAGACTCCGCATGAGGATGTGAGGCAGATTGCAGGCTATGGTGCGTTCGATCCAAACAAGGTCGACATCGAAGCCGCCCCCAAGGACAGCCCGCGGCACGTGCCTGAAGGGGACTGA
- a CDS encoding Crp/Fnr family transcriptional regulator produces MNKDERSFLINMLERHDNLSDEERQAIIALPARMRSFASGEELVAEDSRPEEACLIVEGFAARAQYLANGKRQISAVHIPGDFVDLHSMLLKTMDHAVIAVGPCRAAFVPHGNLRRLTETHPHLTRLLWHTTLVDAAIQRAWIVSLGRMSAEQQMGHLLCELYTRLRAVGVIEGDSFDFPPTQAMIGDMLGMSTVYVNKTLANLRSTGYVEWQDRRVRIVDYERLAEMAEFDPRYLNLWREPR; encoded by the coding sequence GTGAACAAGGATGAGCGGTCCTTTCTGATCAACATGCTGGAGCGGCATGACAACCTGAGTGACGAGGAGCGGCAAGCCATTATCGCATTGCCGGCCCGCATGCGCAGCTTCGCTTCCGGCGAAGAGCTTGTCGCCGAGGATTCGCGTCCTGAGGAGGCCTGTCTTATCGTTGAAGGTTTCGCCGCCCGCGCGCAATATCTGGCCAATGGCAAGCGCCAGATTTCGGCGGTGCATATCCCCGGAGATTTCGTCGATCTGCACAGCATGTTGCTGAAGACCATGGACCACGCGGTGATTGCCGTCGGGCCCTGCCGCGCGGCATTCGTGCCGCATGGCAATCTTCGTCGCCTGACGGAAACGCACCCGCATCTGACCCGTCTTCTGTGGCACACGACACTGGTGGATGCAGCTATTCAACGGGCCTGGATCGTCTCACTTGGGCGTATGAGTGCCGAGCAGCAAATGGGTCATCTGCTCTGCGAGCTTTACACGCGGTTACGGGCAGTGGGGGTCATCGAGGGCGACAGTTTCGACTTCCCACCGACGCAAGCCATGATCGGTGACATGCTGGGCATGTCGACCGTCTATGTGAACAAGACACTCGCGAATTTGCGCTCCACCGGATATGTCGAATGGCAGGACCGGCGTGTCCGTATCGTCGATTACGAGCGGTTGGCGGAGATGGCAGAGTTCGACCCGCGTTATCTCAATCTGTGGCGCGAGCCCCGATAG